A single genomic interval of Eurosta solidaginis isolate ZX-2024a chromosome 3, ASM4086904v1, whole genome shotgun sequence harbors:
- the Idgf6 gene encoding imaginal disk growth factor 6 gives MEILLVFSLFIATILASKVGNQLPAGPKKHMVCYYDSSSFVKEGLGKLIIDDLEPALQFCDYLVYGYAGIERESHKAVSLKQNLDLDLGKGLYRSVTRLKRKYPALKVLLGLGGDKDVETSEDAKDLPNKYLELLENTAGRIRFINTVYALVKTYGFDGLDIAWQFPKNKPKKVHSGIGSIWKGFKKVFSGDYIVDEKSEEHKEQFTALLRDVKNEFRPDNLLLSTTVLPNVNSSLFYDVSAIVNYLDFVNLAAFDFYTPERNPELADLPAPLYELPERNPQFNVHYQVQHWLRNNCPASKLNVGVPAYGRVWKMTDDSGDTGAPPVASVENEAPAGPHTQIKGLYSWPEVCAMLPNTNNQYGKGANLALTKVSDPTKRTGNYGYRTDAKSGGNGLWVGYEDPDTAADKAAYVRQFNLGGVALFDLSFDDFRGSCTGDKYPILRAIKYRLVN, from the exons ATGGAAATCCTTTTGGTATTTTCGCTTTTCATTGCTACCATTTTGGCAAGTAAAGTGGGCAATCAATTGCCGGCTGGACCCAAAAAGCATATGGTCTGCTATTACGATTCATCGAGTTTCGTTAAAGAGG GTCTCGGCAAGCTAATCATCGATGACCTCGAACCAGCTTTGCAGTTTTGCGACTATCTCGTATACGGTTATGCAGGCATAGAACGCGAATCGCACAAGGCCGTCTCGCTCAAACAAAACTTAGATTTGGATTTGGGCAAGGGTTTGTATCGTTCGGTCACTCGTCTAAAGCGCAAATATCCCGCCTTGAAGGTGTTGCTGGGTTTGGGTGGCGACAAGGATGTCGAGACTAGTGAGGATGCCAAAGACTTGCCTAACAAATACTTGGAGCTGTTAGAAAACACCGCTGGACGTATACGTTTCATCAACACTGTTTATGCATTGGTTAAGACATACGGATTCGATGGACTCGATATAGCTTGGCAATTCCCAAAGAATAAGCCAAAGAAGGTGCATAGTGGTATTGGTAGCATTTGGAAGGGTTTCAAGAAAGTATTCTCTGGCGACTATATTGTTGATGAGAAATCGGAAGAGCATAAGGAACAATTTACCGCGCTGCTGCGCGATGTCAAGAATGAATTTAGACCAGATAATTTGCTCTTGTCGACAACTGTGCTACCAAATGTCAACTCGTCGT TATTCTACGATGTATCAGCTATTGTAAATTACTTGGACTTTGTCAACTTAGCCGCATTTGATTTCTATACACCCGAGCGTAATCCCGAATTGGCTGATTTGCCTGCACCACTCTACGAATTACCCGAGCGTAATCCACAATTTAATGTACATTATCAAGTTCAGCACTGGTTGCGCAATAACTGCCCCGCTTCCAAGTTGAATGTGGGCGTGCCTGCTTATGGACGCGTTTGGAAAATGACTGATGATTCTGGTGACACAGGTGCACCACCTGTGGCGAGTGTGGAGAATGAAGCACCCGCTGGTCCACATACACAAATCAAAGGTCTCTATAGCTGGCCTGAAGTGTGTGCTATGTTGCCGAATACCAACAATCAATACGGCAAGGGTGCCAATTTGGCTTTAACAAAAGTATCCGATCCCACCAAACGAACAGGCAACTATGGTTATCGTACAGATGCAAAGAGTGGCGGTAATGGCTTGTGGGTGGGCTATGAAGATCCAGATACTGCAGCTGATAAGGCTGCTTATGTACGCCAATTCAATTTGGGTGGTGTTGCATTATTCGATTTGTCTTTTGATGATTTCCGTGGTTCGTGTACTGGCGACAAATACCCGATATTACGTGCCATTAAATACCGTTTGGTGAACTAA